In Aquimarina sp. TRL1, a single window of DNA contains:
- a CDS encoding contractile injection system tape measure protein: protein MNPSTHIIQKLVVEVTTSEASRAYVLQKEVDVLVKEQLIPAVQTYLDSMGSTVKGVMRFDTVQLVLEKVAIRDTMQCQLQLVKALGQRLQTMKNEGIQEKRKLEISIKDTKKDALFFFLKTGRTPWWDHSEKGEFLNQKYWTAMRFSVKDAHILKQMMKDDIVRKRLDYQLSIQEKWKLLSGVLQLSPQLTTTFYSAIKNTFVTTQWQKDFIEALLAEHLYETASGSPLKRFWERYQVFWHKKKAGKEALLQEVVNALGEGKVIHLTKSELFTKIKKQLEGSSVTTSIRKDIASNIIKEYKQKVTKVFIGIRKYNTATSAVAEEVILSCFPLKDISQIHHFLSSRNEPCTLSEIKEIVTTLFREHNVVKRIEEEITAIESSYQNKLQKQFELETTSIRKITVSHVPEVVVRQTKKRNMLQEKNRSEIRSEFPSQPDNTVTDVVWYTATAGLVLVHPFIESLFRATGIIHEKAPVIADKEKSLAVHLLHYLATGKEQVLESEMLLAKFLCGFCVNTPIKRELVIPEEMKREADALIKSVISHWGVLKSTSVDGLREGFIQRNGKLILDTSDKYRLIVERKAQDILLDKLPWNRSIIRLPWIDKLIFVEW from the coding sequence ATGAATCCATCGACTCATATCATACAGAAATTAGTTGTAGAGGTAACCACATCAGAGGCATCCAGAGCATATGTGCTTCAGAAGGAAGTCGATGTATTGGTCAAAGAGCAGCTAATTCCGGCAGTACAGACTTATTTGGATAGTATGGGGAGCACTGTCAAGGGAGTTATGAGATTTGATACAGTACAACTAGTACTCGAAAAGGTAGCAATTCGGGATACTATGCAGTGCCAGTTGCAGCTTGTAAAAGCATTAGGACAACGATTACAAACAATGAAAAATGAAGGCATACAAGAAAAAAGAAAGCTTGAGATTTCTATAAAAGACACAAAAAAAGATGCTTTGTTTTTCTTTTTAAAAACAGGAAGGACTCCCTGGTGGGACCATTCTGAAAAAGGGGAATTCCTGAATCAGAAATATTGGACAGCTATGCGATTCTCAGTAAAAGATGCGCACATTCTAAAGCAAATGATGAAAGACGATATTGTGAGAAAACGACTGGATTATCAACTTTCAATACAGGAAAAATGGAAGCTGCTATCCGGAGTGTTACAACTTTCTCCTCAGTTGACAACCACGTTTTATTCAGCGATAAAAAACACCTTTGTAACAACTCAATGGCAAAAAGATTTTATAGAGGCATTATTGGCAGAACATCTTTATGAGACAGCATCAGGATCTCCTTTAAAACGCTTTTGGGAACGCTATCAGGTGTTTTGGCACAAGAAGAAAGCAGGTAAAGAAGCATTACTTCAGGAAGTTGTGAATGCTTTGGGAGAGGGGAAAGTAATACATTTAACTAAGAGCGAACTCTTCACCAAAATAAAAAAACAATTAGAAGGTTCCTCTGTAACTACTTCTATAAGAAAGGATATTGCCAGTAATATCATAAAGGAGTATAAACAAAAGGTAACGAAAGTATTTATCGGAATAAGGAAATATAATACAGCTACATCAGCTGTAGCGGAAGAAGTAATATTGTCTTGTTTCCCTCTTAAGGATATCTCACAAATACATCACTTTTTGTCAAGTAGAAACGAACCATGTACCCTATCAGAAATCAAGGAAATTGTAACAACATTATTTAGAGAACACAATGTTGTTAAAAGAATAGAAGAAGAAATAACGGCTATAGAAAGCAGCTACCAAAACAAGCTGCAAAAACAATTTGAGTTAGAAACTACTTCTATCAGGAAGATAACAGTTTCTCATGTTCCAGAGGTTGTAGTAAGACAAACGAAGAAGAGGAATATGTTGCAGGAGAAAAACAGGTCGGAAATTAGGAGTGAATTTCCTTCTCAACCGGATAATACAGTTACGGATGTGGTATGGTATACAGCTACAGCAGGGTTGGTATTAGTACACCCATTTATAGAATCTCTTTTCAGAGCTACGGGCATCATTCATGAGAAAGCCCCTGTGATAGCTGATAAAGAAAAAAGTCTGGCAGTACATCTGTTACATTACCTAGCCACCGGAAAAGAACAGGTTTTGGAAAGTGAGATGCTACTGGCTAAGTTTTTATGTGGTTTCTGTGTGAACACTCCTATCAAAAGGGAATTAGTGATTCCGGAGGAAATGAAAAGAGAAGCCGATGCGCTAATCAAAAGTGTGATTTCGCATTGGGGGGTATTGAAAAGCACTTCTGTAGATGGATTAAGAGAAGGATTTATTCAACGAAATGGAAAATTGATACTAGATACCAGTGATAAATACAGACTGATAGTAGAGAGAAAAGCGCAGGATATTTTATTAGACAAGTTACCGTGGAACCGTTCAATCATCAGGCTTCCGTGGATTGATAAGTTAATTTTTGTGGAATGGTAA
- a CDS encoding peptidoglycan-binding protein, with amino-acid sequence MKKEAYKKELLLRSVQRRNGSDNYYKEVMKIQSWLTLFSIWNPNSGTATAIDGDFGPATEKAVKNFQQVHQMEENGYVDQHTFNVLTLNLKEAFEKPLFEDTVRGLLIEAANNHLMNYPFELEIRKESNSGPWVRSYMDGNEGNLWYWCMGFVQTIIDQVWSHLGKDFRTMMPLTYSCDTVGNTGLQKGVLYRYQTLRKDPDLVKPGDLFLLQRSKYDWIHTGIIVSCKGAVLETIEGNTNYQGSRNGIAVMKRTRNLQKSRLDVFSLDTFI; translated from the coding sequence ATGAAAAAAGAAGCGTATAAAAAAGAATTATTACTACGATCCGTACAACGAAGGAATGGATCGGATAATTATTATAAAGAAGTGATGAAAATCCAATCCTGGCTGACGTTATTTTCTATTTGGAACCCCAATAGTGGAACAGCCACAGCTATTGATGGGGATTTTGGTCCTGCAACAGAAAAAGCAGTTAAAAATTTTCAGCAGGTACATCAAATGGAAGAAAACGGGTATGTCGATCAGCATACGTTTAATGTATTGACATTAAATCTCAAGGAAGCTTTCGAAAAACCGTTATTTGAAGATACCGTTAGAGGACTACTTATTGAAGCAGCAAATAATCATCTGATGAATTACCCATTCGAATTAGAGATTCGCAAAGAGTCCAATAGCGGACCATGGGTACGAAGTTATATGGATGGTAATGAAGGTAATCTCTGGTATTGGTGTATGGGATTTGTGCAGACTATAATAGATCAGGTATGGAGTCATCTAGGGAAAGATTTTAGAACGATGATGCCGTTGACGTATAGTTGTGATACGGTTGGTAATACAGGTTTGCAAAAAGGGGTTCTTTATCGCTATCAAACCCTCCGGAAGGATCCGGATTTAGTGAAACCAGGAGATCTCTTTCTCTTACAGCGATCAAAATATGACTGGATACATACAGGTATTATTGTGAGTTGCAAAGGAGCAGTACTGGAAACAATTGAAGGAAATACAAACTATCAAGGCTCCAGAAATGGAATTGCAGTGATGAAGAGAACAAGAAATCTGCAAAAGTCGAGATTAGATGTGTTTTCATTGGATACTTTTATTTAA
- a CDS encoding DUF4157 domain-containing protein has translation MFKATSHTSTTAGHQRPTHVLGEKETPFIQPKLSVGKSGDKYEVEADHMADQIVAKSNQQSPPFFSPVPTIQSREEQIQEKPLAASITTGIQLKETEEEIIQEKCEACEQEQVQKKEIIPPPVVQNKGEEEEALIQKKCEACEKEETVQKQEETNIVETNKSYEIESQKLIPIQKKCDCEEKAPVQRQELVTTDPNVIVSNALGALQSENSLESRLNNTKGKGGKLDKKTQEEMESGFGADFSNVNIHTDSTAIEMNKELGAQAFTNGNDIYFNEGKYNPDTTSGKHLLAHELTHTIQQGASSADTIQRFELPEFGVPDFVEDGLDTVSGLYDDTVDAVADGIYEVGETLGINDDVLEAYETVTEYAYTGMDYLYAGLDWLYSSAGEVARRLVESLGGVIMITSGGLIITFPKICPIEAEDFDIDIDAQEGEAKVPIFGIPIGPGVLTGEIGVKGVFDPAMNLQLGPFCLEGAQLVINPLSGNYTARGSVSATAAVSVGAEARAGLLGELSYIGVIVVGGVPVPIEIPLIGLEGGIAGLGRAIGIGEIEIGGNIGYSGGSFIAGAFEQLNLGLAGDLFLGAYGQMNILGENFCRLYWEPLAWHGDIGAFFNIAAGIVIGPSSSAYAYASASLGRFPFDQFDLILSRKGFSDDCPIKDKLCKLLEALHLLPSQNGGVWSDTGSYGPGSRLTGPLEVYEKAPPGRASGAECRGACGPDCETCTSHSTYRYTDPVSGETWEYTNFQDCDTHEGCREHDAAFDWAADKKGEIGKWAIIMPWHMAANIECTCDYPAGNCFAWVAGLPPYDGKMYFADTARKISGGGTGPGHGGTQPGNTPDCEGYTGGPPFGSDEVIGIPGGDFYHYSAAPVSGEFTVVPGYDRWTDYLTNCSAEAHAATGVPEPAIQYVTIVSGSDAALFIDTGQFNERHTTSVIYGVNYPYRHYNNHTAIPESCYTTFRLTIFTPDCSLSGGGATPSGDEQQDLERCDRHELPPEFCDDLYNRVIERFGNRDRDLEFDPDGPLEGHRFPDDAPIMERFRQSYNRLDSWNTYIATYHQDWFGEFTQTFQVEERRTEWMSAIKEETKEFKKRFRDIDNRDPEGERRRFEEGILQDYEERIDQMVQEIAQWYKTRSGSQESIEEIIERVHQEGTVLWRAAWRATILAVNRVLSRIWPPAKAALESWIGQEQGRHPNVDLSGSISDIDYIGSLARGFKSPSKQFVRFNPDNFDVDAFLVAPPLSKWAINFAPEKDEPDFIDKGRIWGRSSGIDRLISFADLAHTEFSTIEGYDQEEIFDVVLRTPPTPEQDRNRTGSDRLYEVREQLSPERYSELLQELQQAGLMMTDEEGRLLLREDLNEEEFNTFVQIIERYEQ, from the coding sequence ATGTTTAAAGCTACTTCACATACATCCACAACAGCAGGACACCAGCGTCCAACTCACGTACTGGGAGAAAAAGAAACACCGTTTATCCAACCCAAATTGAGTGTAGGTAAATCAGGAGACAAGTATGAGGTAGAAGCAGATCACATGGCAGATCAGATAGTAGCAAAAAGCAATCAGCAAAGCCCCCCTTTTTTTAGCCCTGTACCAACGATACAATCAAGAGAAGAACAGATACAGGAAAAACCCCTGGCTGCTTCTATAACCACAGGAATTCAGCTAAAAGAAACAGAAGAAGAAATCATACAAGAAAAATGTGAAGCTTGTGAACAGGAGCAAGTACAGAAAAAGGAAATCATCCCTCCTCCTGTGGTTCAAAATAAAGGAGAAGAGGAAGAAGCACTTATTCAAAAAAAATGTGAAGCCTGTGAGAAAGAAGAAACTGTTCAGAAACAAGAAGAAACGAATATTGTTGAGACAAATAAATCTTATGAGATAGAAAGTCAGAAACTAATACCTATTCAGAAGAAATGTGATTGTGAGGAAAAAGCACCTGTCCAGCGGCAGGAGTTGGTCACCACGGACCCGAATGTTATTGTTAGCAATGCATTGGGAGCACTTCAATCCGAAAATAGTCTGGAATCCCGCCTGAATAATACAAAGGGGAAGGGAGGTAAACTGGATAAAAAAACACAAGAGGAGATGGAGTCAGGCTTTGGAGCTGATTTCAGTAATGTTAATATTCATACAGATAGTACTGCTATAGAAATGAATAAGGAATTAGGAGCACAGGCTTTTACCAATGGTAATGACATCTATTTTAATGAAGGGAAATATAATCCAGATACGACCAGTGGAAAACATTTACTAGCGCATGAATTAACGCATACAATACAGCAGGGAGCAAGTAGTGCTGATACTATTCAGCGATTCGAATTACCGGAATTTGGGGTGCCTGATTTCGTAGAGGATGGTTTGGATACAGTATCCGGTTTGTATGATGATACAGTAGATGCAGTTGCAGATGGAATATATGAAGTAGGAGAAACACTGGGGATCAATGATGATGTGTTGGAGGCGTATGAGACTGTTACAGAGTATGCTTATACCGGAATGGACTATTTATATGCCGGATTGGATTGGTTATATTCATCAGCTGGAGAAGTAGCGCGTCGATTAGTAGAATCTCTGGGAGGAGTTATTATGATTACATCTGGAGGCTTGATCATCACTTTTCCCAAGATTTGCCCGATTGAAGCAGAAGATTTTGATATAGATATTGACGCACAGGAAGGAGAAGCAAAAGTTCCGATTTTTGGAATTCCAATTGGTCCGGGAGTACTGACAGGGGAAATAGGGGTAAAAGGGGTGTTTGATCCGGCAATGAACTTACAATTAGGACCTTTCTGCCTAGAAGGAGCACAATTAGTGATTAATCCGCTTAGTGGAAATTATACTGCCAGGGGAAGTGTAAGTGCCACAGCCGCAGTATCGGTAGGGGCAGAAGCAAGAGCTGGTCTATTAGGAGAGTTGTCTTATATAGGAGTTATTGTAGTAGGAGGAGTCCCCGTTCCTATAGAGATCCCTCTTATAGGATTAGAAGGGGGAATTGCAGGATTAGGAAGAGCTATAGGCATTGGAGAAATAGAAATCGGGGGTAACATAGGTTATAGCGGAGGTTCCTTTATCGCAGGAGCCTTTGAGCAGCTCAATTTGGGATTAGCAGGAGATTTGTTTTTAGGTGCCTATGGGCAGATGAATATTTTAGGAGAGAATTTCTGTAGATTGTATTGGGAACCTCTTGCATGGCATGGAGATATCGGAGCATTCTTTAATATTGCAGCAGGAATAGTAATTGGTCCTAGTTCAAGTGCTTATGCATATGCATCAGCAAGTTTGGGGCGCTTTCCTTTTGATCAATTTGATCTTATTTTGAGTAGAAAAGGATTTTCAGATGATTGTCCGATAAAAGATAAGTTATGCAAGTTGTTAGAAGCCTTACATCTATTGCCGTCACAGAATGGAGGTGTATGGAGTGATACCGGAAGTTATGGACCGGGAAGTAGATTGACAGGACCGTTGGAAGTCTATGAAAAGGCGCCGCCAGGAAGAGCCAGTGGAGCAGAATGTAGAGGGGCATGTGGTCCTGATTGTGAAACTTGTACCTCACATAGCACATATAGGTATACGGACCCGGTAAGCGGAGAAACCTGGGAATACACTAATTTTCAGGATTGTGATACCCATGAAGGTTGTAGAGAACATGATGCTGCCTTTGACTGGGCTGCTGATAAAAAAGGAGAGATTGGTAAATGGGCGATCATTATGCCTTGGCATATGGCAGCGAATATTGAGTGTACCTGTGATTATCCGGCAGGAAATTGTTTTGCCTGGGTAGCAGGCTTACCTCCATATGATGGGAAAATGTATTTTGCAGATACAGCAAGAAAGATATCAGGAGGAGGAACAGGTCCAGGACATGGCGGAACCCAACCTGGAAATACTCCGGATTGTGAAGGATATACAGGAGGACCACCATTTGGTAGTGATGAGGTGATTGGAATTCCTGGGGGAGACTTTTATCACTATAGTGCAGCACCAGTTAGTGGAGAGTTTACCGTTGTTCCGGGATATGACCGATGGACAGATTACCTGACTAATTGTAGTGCAGAAGCACATGCAGCTACAGGAGTTCCGGAACCAGCGATTCAATACGTAACTATTGTCAGTGGGAGTGATGCAGCACTTTTTATTGATACAGGTCAGTTCAATGAGAGACATACCACCTCAGTGATTTATGGCGTGAATTATCCGTATCGTCATTATAATAACCATACTGCAATTCCTGAAAGCTGTTATACGACTTTTAGGTTGACAATTTTTACTCCAGATTGCTCGTTGAGTGGAGGAGGAGCTACCCCAAGTGGCGATGAACAACAAGACCTGGAGCGATGTGACAGGCACGAATTACCCCCAGAGTTTTGCGATGATCTTTATAATAGGGTAATAGAACGTTTTGGAAATAGAGACCGGGATTTAGAATTTGATCCCGATGGTCCTCTGGAAGGACATCGTTTTCCCGATGATGCTCCTATTATGGAACGCTTCAGGCAATCCTATAACCGATTAGATAGCTGGAATACCTATATTGCTACCTATCATCAGGATTGGTTTGGAGAGTTTACACAAACATTCCAGGTAGAAGAAAGAAGAACCGAATGGATGTCTGCGATCAAAGAAGAAACAAAAGAGTTTAAAAAGAGATTTAGAGATATTGATAACAGAGATCCTGAAGGAGAACGCAGGCGGTTCGAAGAAGGGATTTTGCAAGACTATGAAGAGAGAATTGATCAAATGGTTCAGGAGATAGCACAATGGTATAAAACCAGAAGCGGAAGTCAGGAAAGTATTGAAGAAATCATAGAAAGAGTTCATCAGGAAGGAACTGTTCTATGGAGAGCAGCCTGGAGAGCTACTATTTTGGCAGTAAACAGAGTGTTGTCCAGAATCTGGCCTCCTGCCAAAGCAGCATTAGAATCCTGGATAGGACAGGAACAAGGAAGACACCCGAATGTAGACCTGAGCGGAAGCATTAGTGATATTGATTATATCGGGAGTTTAGCCAGAGGATTTAAAAGTCCATCAAAACAATTTGTGCGGTTTAATCCTGATAATTTTGATGTAGATGCATTTTTAGTAGCTCCACCGTTATCAAAATGGGCAATTAATTTTGCTCCGGAGAAAGATGAACCTGATTTTATTGATAAAGGGAGAATCTGGGGAAGATCCTCGGGAATCGATCGTCTTATTTCATTTGCTGACCTGGCACATACGGAATTTAGTACTATTGAAGGATATGATCAGGAAGAAATATTTGATGTGGTACTGAGAACTCCACCAACCCCAGAACAAGATCGGAATAGAACAGGGTCAGATAGATTGTATGAAGTGAGAGAACAGCTTAGTCCGGAACGATACAGTGAACTATTACAGGAATTACAGCAAGCAGGTTTGATGATGACTGATGAAGAGGGGCGGTTATTATTACGGGAAGACCTAAACGAAGAAGAATTTAACACCTTTGTACAGATTATAGAACGATACGAACAATAG
- a CDS encoding ATP-binding protein, with product MSTHKSKSIQTRVTTHSGWEYALSFLKEIINYRLQKEFSGSVAGYPIWNPGEHTRDPLLSWIADKELPTAEIIVLLIGLVPHVSPGFIHNIISDFFPSGGELPDLGGVKGKNHRGILPTGETVQFLLAGKEIEGRILVSAYFSPDHFFAQEGVLYLETVPAGEPVMSGKIIIEEEFLVLLTTNRSYQPKTGKEFPAEKIDTTLEWEDLVLSPKTLTQVKEIEIWLRYHHTLLNEWGMKRSIKPGYRILFSGPPGTGKTLTATLLGKYTKKPVYRIDLSMVVSKYIGETEKNLSRLFDKAKNKSWILFFDEADAIFGKRTNVRDAHDKYANQEVSYLLQRIEAHPGLVILASNFKNNIDTAFTRRFQSIVEFENPGYKERYTLWKKNIPVQVTFESDCSLQEIAKKYEVTGANIVNIIQYVCLKTIAMDKREISLKTMLEGIKKEYLKEGKMISI from the coding sequence ATGAGCACTCATAAATCAAAATCTATACAAACCAGGGTAACAACCCATAGCGGCTGGGAATATGCACTTTCCTTTCTGAAAGAAATAATTAATTATCGATTGCAAAAAGAATTTTCAGGCTCAGTAGCAGGGTATCCTATATGGAATCCGGGGGAACATACCAGGGATCCGTTACTTTCCTGGATTGCCGACAAAGAACTCCCAACAGCAGAAATTATTGTTTTATTAATAGGATTGGTTCCTCATGTCTCTCCAGGGTTTATACACAATATTATCAGTGACTTTTTTCCCTCAGGAGGAGAATTACCGGATTTAGGAGGGGTAAAAGGGAAAAATCATCGGGGAATTCTTCCTACGGGAGAAACGGTACAGTTTCTACTGGCAGGTAAAGAAATTGAGGGGCGAATTCTGGTGAGTGCATACTTCTCTCCAGATCATTTTTTTGCTCAGGAAGGGGTACTGTATCTGGAGACTGTACCGGCAGGAGAACCCGTAATGAGTGGAAAAATCATTATAGAAGAAGAGTTCCTCGTATTATTGACGACTAACAGAAGCTATCAACCCAAAACAGGAAAAGAATTCCCGGCAGAGAAGATTGATACTACACTAGAATGGGAAGACCTGGTATTGAGCCCAAAAACATTGACACAGGTAAAAGAGATCGAAATATGGTTGCGATATCATCATACATTATTGAATGAATGGGGAATGAAGCGATCCATAAAACCAGGGTATCGAATTTTGTTTTCTGGTCCTCCGGGTACAGGGAAGACATTAACTGCTACTTTATTAGGGAAGTACACAAAAAAACCAGTATACCGAATTGACCTGTCTATGGTTGTGTCTAAATATATAGGAGAAACCGAAAAGAACTTGTCCAGACTTTTTGACAAAGCTAAAAACAAATCCTGGATTTTATTTTTTGATGAGGCAGATGCTATTTTTGGAAAAAGAACTAATGTAAGAGATGCACATGACAAGTATGCAAATCAAGAAGTTTCCTATCTGTTACAACGTATCGAAGCCCATCCGGGACTCGTTATTCTGGCTTCTAATTTCAAAAATAATATAGACACCGCTTTTACCCGCCGGTTTCAATCTATTGTAGAGTTTGAAAATCCAGGATATAAAGAACGTTATACACTATGGAAGAAAAACATTCCGGTACAGGTTACTTTTGAATCGGACTGCTCCCTCCAGGAGATTGCAAAAAAATACGAAGTTACAGGAGCCAATATTGTCAATATTATACAGTATGTATGTCTCAAAACAATTGCGATGGATAAGCGGGAAATTTCATTAAAAACTATGCTGGAAGGAATCAAAAAAGAATATTTGAAAGAAGGAAAAATGATAAGTATTTAA
- a CDS encoding DUF2891 domain-containing protein has product MKHFLFLLCSLFIIGCNQKSETTTTTDTTEVSKDPLKDQKKPEPPAEALKLTQEQASKLIALPLACIQTEYPNKLNQVIGGKKDIQEPSVLHPAFYGCFDWHSSVHGHWSLIKILKEFPQIAKSEEARKLLATTITREHIAAEVAYFHGKHNTSYERTYGWAWLLKLAEELHTWEDPLARTLEENLQPLTDLIAQRYIDFLPKLRYAIRVGEHPNTAFGLSFAWDYAIAVNHKALINSIRTKAIEFYKNDQGCPLSWEPGGYDFLSPCLEEIDIMRRVLNKEEFEKWIGSFIPDLQAKSFRLETGEVSDRNDGKLVHLDGLNFSRAWVLYGLADQYPEDYTHLIKIANQHVSYSLPNLVGDSYEGGHWLGSFAIYALGASNTAKATE; this is encoded by the coding sequence ATGAAACACTTTCTTTTTTTACTCTGTTCCCTTTTTATTATAGGGTGTAACCAGAAAAGTGAAACTACAACTACGACTGATACAACAGAAGTTTCCAAAGATCCGCTAAAAGATCAAAAAAAACCGGAACCCCCAGCAGAAGCATTAAAACTAACACAGGAACAGGCAAGTAAACTTATAGCACTACCACTGGCATGTATCCAGACAGAATATCCGAATAAATTAAATCAAGTTATAGGAGGTAAGAAGGACATTCAGGAACCTTCTGTATTACATCCTGCTTTTTACGGATGTTTTGATTGGCATTCTTCTGTTCATGGCCATTGGTCTCTGATAAAAATCTTGAAAGAATTTCCACAGATAGCCAAAAGCGAAGAAGCCAGAAAGCTATTGGCGACAACTATTACAAGAGAACATATAGCCGCAGAGGTTGCGTATTTTCACGGAAAACACAATACTTCTTACGAAAGAACATATGGGTGGGCATGGTTGCTTAAATTAGCAGAGGAACTTCATACCTGGGAGGATCCTTTGGCCAGAACACTGGAAGAGAATCTCCAGCCACTGACAGACTTAATCGCGCAGCGCTATATTGATTTTTTGCCTAAGCTCAGATATGCAATCCGAGTAGGAGAGCACCCAAATACAGCTTTTGGGCTTTCTTTTGCCTGGGATTATGCAATAGCCGTAAATCATAAAGCACTTATAAATAGTATCCGGACAAAAGCCATTGAGTTTTATAAAAACGATCAGGGATGTCCCTTGAGTTGGGAACCAGGAGGGTACGACTTTTTATCCCCCTGTCTGGAAGAAATTGATATCATGCGCAGGGTGTTGAATAAAGAGGAATTCGAAAAATGGATTGGTTCATTTATTCCCGATTTGCAAGCAAAAAGCTTTCGATTAGAAACCGGAGAAGTATCAGATAGAAACGATGGGAAACTAGTACATCTGGATGGGCTTAATTTTAGCAGAGCCTGGGTACTATATGGGTTGGCAGACCAATATCCGGAAGATTATACGCACCTTATAAAAATCGCTAATCAACATGTCTCGTATTCCTTGCCGAATCTGGTAGGGGATAGTTATGAAGGAGGGCATTGGTTAGGCTCATTTGCTATCTATGCATTGGGGGCTTCAAATACCGCTAAAGCTACAGAATAA
- a CDS encoding DUF4157 domain-containing protein, whose amino-acid sequence MRFLKQHKKNKKGSNTPFIGPKIQPKLTIGTPGDAYEVEADQMADTIVNKSSEPAVVQKKEMPVEEETVQAKCTDCEEEAAIQRKEEEQEIQAKSDQPSQGTPGLESRLNKGMGGQKLENKTRSEMEAGFGADFSQVQIHTDNKAAQMNQEIGAQAFTHGNDIYFNTGNYNPETKKGKHLLAHELTHTLQQKGMVQQKVQRHMQDTYPWSGIIANTWSASLRGQPRHTDFIMNIPRGTKVEVKSNVGNWLYVSFMFNGERKTGYVSQELVDFDQVANDANQRISDFDSFNSYPEVRGATGWTFGDETQGVIPEQELSMATANSLPELGAMSLLNYNVVNLRGQILEKIRTDPDMLATQQEILQAVRQDERYGETAFYITGRELVGFGGNRWTSSNESWSSTGDDNPLLHRETWQVAGNELTWALRNATVRYWAEVSPDGAVRITYHLNDRLDLSPSEGRSEAYNNISEVTGFLYHTLAGGNLNLQTRAEWTETFSNE is encoded by the coding sequence ATGAGATTTCTAAAACAACATAAAAAAAACAAAAAAGGAAGCAATACTCCTTTTATAGGACCTAAAATACAACCTAAGTTGACTATAGGAACTCCTGGAGATGCTTATGAAGTAGAAGCTGATCAAATGGCAGATACCATTGTCAATAAATCTTCGGAGCCAGCCGTGGTACAGAAAAAAGAAATGCCGGTAGAGGAGGAAACAGTTCAGGCAAAATGTACCGACTGTGAGGAGGAAGCAGCGATACAACGGAAAGAAGAAGAACAGGAGATCCAGGCAAAATCAGATCAGCCATCACAAGGGACTCCCGGTTTGGAAAGCCGTTTAAATAAGGGAATGGGAGGACAAAAATTAGAGAATAAGACACGATCAGAAATGGAAGCTGGTTTTGGAGCAGATTTTAGTCAGGTACAAATTCATACAGATAACAAAGCTGCTCAAATGAATCAGGAGATCGGGGCGCAAGCATTTACACATGGCAATGATATCTATTTTAATACGGGGAACTACAATCCAGAAACTAAAAAAGGAAAGCATCTGCTGGCACACGAACTAACCCATACCCTCCAACAAAAAGGAATGGTACAACAGAAGGTTCAGCGACATATGCAGGATACGTATCCCTGGTCTGGGATTATTGCTAATACATGGAGCGCTTCTTTGCGGGGACAACCAAGACATACAGACTTTATAATGAACATTCCAAGAGGAACAAAAGTAGAGGTGAAATCAAATGTGGGAAATTGGCTGTATGTAAGTTTTATGTTCAATGGGGAACGAAAGACGGGATATGTCAGTCAGGAATTAGTCGATTTTGATCAGGTTGCCAATGATGCAAATCAAAGAATCAGTGATTTCGATTCCTTTAATAGCTATCCCGAAGTAAGAGGAGCCACCGGATGGACTTTTGGAGATGAAACTCAAGGAGTCATTCCAGAGCAGGAGCTCTCTATGGCAACAGCTAACAGTTTACCTGAATTGGGAGCAATGTCACTACTAAACTACAATGTTGTAAACCTGCGGGGACAGATTTTGGAAAAAATAAGAACAGACCCTGATATGTTAGCTACGCAACAGGAAATTTTACAGGCAGTGCGACAAGATGAACGATATGGAGAAACAGCATTTTATATCACAGGTAGAGAACTTGTAGGGTTTGGAGGAAACCGTTGGACTTCCAGTAATGAGAGTTGGTCCAGTACGGGAGATGATAATCCGTTACTACATCGCGAAACCTGGCAAGTTGCAGGAAATGAACTCACCTGGGCACTTAGGAATGCGACAGTTCGTTACTGGGCAGAAGTAAGTCCGGATGGAGCTGTACGAATAACCTATCACCTCAATGATAGATTAGACCTCAGTCCTTCAGAAGGTCGCTCAGAAGCCTATAATAATATTTCAGAAGTTACAGGATTCCTCTATCATACATTAGCAGGAGGAAACCTTAACCTACAAACACGTGCAGAATGGACAGAAACATTTTCAAACGAATAA